The Epinephelus fuscoguttatus linkage group LG7, E.fuscoguttatus.final_Chr_v1 DNA window TGAACTCTATTACAtattaaatgtctttgaatattaatatataaaacaGGAGAAGTCTATGGAAACATTTAGTTTTAATGAAATACATTCAAGTTCAATAtttcaggtatttttttttttgtctttaatccTCCAGAATGCCGTCAGACATAATCTCAGCCTCCATAAATGCTTTGTACGTTTGGAAAATGTGAAGGGAGCTGTGTGGACAGTAGACGAGATTGAGTTCCACAGGAGAAGGCCCCAGAAGACGGCTGGTAACGGGTAAGTGTTGCACATGAAGCCAGAACCCTGTGTGTTGTCAGGTATAACTAGAAGCCAGATAAGCCTGGCGTTTTCAACCTTCTCGCTCCACCTAATAAGCACACACAATATTTAGTGTAAGCAAGCTTTCTAAGGAGTTTCAAAGGCAAAGTCTAAGTGTGCTACATACAAACAGTTTCGACAGGTTCGCACAAGCACATGGACACCTCAGCGAACAAAGTGAAATTTCACACAACCGCAATCACTGTGAAACGCTGCTGTCAGCAGCTGGTCAAAAATGCCACGTGATCTTTTCATTTTGCTTGTCATGTCTTGCCACGGTGACTCAAACTCTTAACTCTTAACTATGTGgattttattaaacaaacagacctggaagaacagtgtgtgtatgttggcaGATGCTCATAGTGCCAGCAGTTGGAGGATATCCGGCTAAGCCTCGCCCCCCTTTAGTTTCTGTTGCCATGCCAGTCAAGTTTCCCATTTTAGCACTGCACAGTTTATAATAACAGTGGCAGGTTTACCTCTTGAAATTCTCAGACATGTTTGAAACAATAGGTCCCTGATGTCAGCCGGAGGTAGACAAAAgcaggtttttttgtttctgccaGTGACTAAGCATTTTGTTAGCTGATATGACAACTGTCACTGGCAGATTTTTTCCAGTTGTAGTAGTTGTAGTTCAGCTAATATTACGTGTAGCTCCATGAGTTGGTTAAAATGCATTAGACCTGCAACTGACCTGTTGTAAAATGAGAACCCTGTAAAAGGGATTTTAAATATACACTCAATGGCAACATGCAGGatattttttccaccatttttgttaatttttggTAACCCTTGTACTTATCGTACTCTTATTGTTACTCTATAAGCCACTGGtttttgctccttgaaaacactttttgtatatttgtaaactgggcccagtgagtgaccctgacctgggGCTACATATAAACAACTTACCTTTATACATACCTGCAAtgcttaaattaaaaaaaaaaagtggtttcCAAAAATGTGTCTTAAATTTTCTTAAAAAGTATGTTGAAAAAGTCTTACAAAGCAACATATTTAAGAGTCTGATCATCTGTAGACACCATGTAGAAATGAAAACAGTGTTCTTGTACAGTGGTTGTATTATGATAAGTACAAATGTAAGATCATTCTCATTTTATACGCCAACAAATCCTGTTTGTCTGCTTAGCTTACAAGCACAAGCAGGACAAAGGTTAGATATATGTGCATCATGTATTTATTCTGTGTAATCGTTAAGGTTACAACAAAAAGGCCTACCTGTGTGGCTGTGGTTGCGTCACTGTAAGCCGGGCATGGCAATGTTTGCAGCTTATCTTAGAGAAGATAAACACACTGTGTAATCCATATCTcacacttttacttttactaaaACCAAACAATGCCAGCACCCTCCAAATTCGCCAGATCCTGAGTATCACTATTTATACTGAGTAGTTATTAGACCCAGATATACAGTTCTTCAACATGTGAAGAAATCCCAAGCTTGACACGCCCAACATGTCTGGTTATGGTTACTAAGCTATCATTCTGTTATTGGACAATCACTGTTCAGGGAAGGGTGAATTGCAAGTacattaaatgttgtttttacacaacatatgtttttttttttttttatcatcattgtgatgtcatttgtgCAATAAGCACTGTGAAATTGCACTCAGGTAGTTTTCAAGTTAGTAGAGTATCAGTACAAAATTGCACTTGAGGGTGCCACATATATGTGTCCCCTATGTCCTGTATATGAAGGCAATGTCCTAGCCACAGTGGCCAtgggttcaattccagcctgctgccctttgctgcatgtcaaaggggaggggggggtgcttgactgtcatgacatgtcagcttcttTAAATGCATAGCTGCAAATTAcagcaacaatagatgtaaaaacacagagagacaatacatctgtgatcagttcccttttttaattttaacagttttttcaatcttttcctcttttccaatttctcgttttattttatggaagtgacCAATGTAAGTGCGACTGTCCTTTAAActcaataaaaaagtaaaagctaacaaaataaaagatgcCTGGTACATTCGTTACAGCCGTATCAGTTTGTAGAATAGTTTGCAACAGTTAGAACAAGAGGCTGCACTGCAACGTGCACATCGTTCTTTCTCGTGGCTACCTGCGCTTTCCCTGTCCTCGCGGCCGTAACTTGCGCTCTCATCATCTACTTCATCGCCACTGCtgtacacaatttaaaaagtacaacacccataattcatgtaggaactgctgcagccaatgtgCAGCCGGCGGGAGCTGCAGGACGACTCAGCCaccatgatcagtttttaatgttttatcggGCAATAACTACTCCAGACTCCGCTCTAGTGTAATTTTCAGGACAATTAGGGCAGGATTCGGGATTCAGGACAACTGCTTGGATTTTGGGGCTGCCTCAAATTTTTCTGGGTATTGTtactaaataaaatgtaactttatgttgcaTCTCTTTACTAACAGATCTCTGCTGAAGAACTCACAGAACCATCAGAGCTCGGCTGGTTCAGTTTCTCAGGTAAAAGACGTCTGAGATTTTGAGCTATTTGTAGTGTATTATGAATTAAGATGATGTATAAGACATGAGACCACTGTAGTGTACAAACAAAGCTGAAAAGTGGTGTCATACTGCCTTTTGTCCCCATATTATAGGTAGCAGTAGTCTGAGAATTGTTGATGCAGTATTATGAATATTAAAGCCGAGCCTGTTACATTTTTCAGAGTGGTGGTCCGGATGgcagcagctctctcttcaACCCAGCCTCGATGGGCAGCATCCCATTTCACTCCCTGCCTCATGTTCTCCAAGAGCAGATGAACGGAGCCCTTGCTAATGGATCTGGATACCAAAGTGACAGCAGTGCAACACAGTCCCCTCCACAAGCTTTGTAAGTGTCAGCCTCAGACCTCTTGAGTGCATTGACTGCTGTGAGTTAATGTGGTTATAAGATCACAACTTTCAATGACatcattattttctgtttatcaAACCAGCAtcaaagaggagcaggaggatgaGGAGATATGTGAAGGTTACCCCTACGAGTCCCCAGAGAGTACAGACGAGCACGGCCACAGCCCAGAGATGAACCACGATGAAGACAACGGCAGCCCGGAGAGGCCCAATCTTCATTTCGATCGCGTGCCTTCTCTCTGACTATGAGGTCCAAACTCTCCACTGCAAGGCCACCTCACTCACAGCCCGCGTGACTTTGTATCCAaaagtttccaaaaaaaaaaaaccacaacagCTTCATCTACGTAACCAAACACTCTCCTTGGGGAAATTTTTATCAGCATTTCttacgtttttgtttttaatctagCATTGAATTCTTTCTGTACAGTACAGTGAGATCACATCTGTCTGTTCAtgatttttgtctttattttatacATGTGTACACAAAAAGGACCACGATGAGCAGAGAAGCCAAAGGAAAGGGAACACTGATAGTTAGCACTTCACAATGAAATGTTTCCCCCCTCTGTATAGCTACTTTATGCTACTCTGGGGCCACACTAcctgattttattttagtaGTCATAATATATTAAGATTTGTagaggaagtaaaaaaaaaagttgctttaAAGATGAAAATGTTCACTGCCAACATGATCtgatatatttgtatttaaggTATAATCAATTGATGAAAAGTATACGTAGCTTCTTTATACTTGTTGGTCTTTTTCACCCCTTCCACAAACATTGCTAAAACAGCTCTAATTGAGCTTGTAATAGTAGATGATATAGATTTACCATTATTGTAAACCAATGCATCTCTATGGATAATAAATCCCTCATGAAAAATGTGCATATTGTTTGTGTCTTTCATCTAGTTATGCCTCTGCGCCAGCGATAGCTGTAGTCTGAGTATTAtttctgtaatactgtgatactgtGAAACCATGATATTATCTGAGACAGTTATTGTACCGTGAAAATTTCATGACATTGCAACCCTATCTGAGGGatataggtcaaaggtcactgtgaccttgtctgtctcattcttgtaaacgcaatgtcttgagggaattttttttttcagatttggtacaaacgctttagaatttggtggtcaaaggtcaaggtcactgtgaccctgcgtccatctcattcttgtgcatgcgatatctcaagaaagccttgagggacttcctcaaatttagcacaaatgtccacttgtacCTAAGAATGagctgatttgattttgttggtcaaaggtcaaggtcactgtgaccctgcgTCCCTCCTATTCTTGTGCATGTATCTCAAGGGagcttcagggaatttcttctaatttggcacaaacatccacctgaacttaagaatgaactgatttgatattgttggtcaaaggttaaTGTCACTGAAACATGATATTGGCCATAACACAAGAACTCAAATGCTAattacattaaaatttcacacatatgtctaataggataaaatgatgaagtgatgacattttatatccaaaaggtcaaaggtcagcttcacagtgacatcataatgttctgcataaaacacttttctggtcattatACAActtcataactcaggaacagaagacaggagacatttggtcagatactgaactagTGACAGGTATTTTGaagctgtgctgattgtatagatcttccaTGCTGCCGAGGGGGAAGCTGCGTGTGAAGGATTCATGTCTTCGCAAACATAAATGTAACCTGTAACTGCAAATTGACTGGTTCATGGAGGCACACGGCAgtgaggcggtaattctagtttcatGATATGCCTTGGTGGCAAGCGGTGTTTCACATAATGAAATTATGGCTGGATGCAGTTTTGACCTGATAACAGCTCCGCTTCTCTCAGAGAACGGTAATGACCTCATAATGGAAGGTAATGGAAGAAAAAAGATGCTCTGGCTCGCAATGTTTCCACTGTGGTATTGTGGTATGTCTGATTTTCTAATTTAGATTCACCTATGTGCTGTCAGCAGATGCGATATAGCAAGTGGTCAACAAACCATTGTGGTTTTTCGAAGTACTACTTGCGGCAAAGTAATAAGTTACGGTGAGGTAATTTTATGTAAATGTTATtgaattgttattattatctgtCATTACTTGCCTTGTCCAGGTGTTTGATAAGTGGCTTGGTTTGACTTCCTATCGACATAATGTCGTAATTGAATGCATCTTCCATGCATTATGTATCGCAGATTTGTAGGTGTGCTTCCTGATTGGCGAGTATTGATCGATGTGGAGTGTGCTCACAATGTGGGTGTGTGCACAATGATGGGAGGTGCTCCAGCTCACAAGGGGTTCACAGTTGCAGATGCTGCGGATGATGCTGTTGGAGATTTAACCAGTGCAGACAGGTAATCTCAAGAGTTAATTATTTGGCAGAATTAATTAAGGAACGtgtgttttgttcattttaaagttCAGTTTGGACAACATTTCCAGCATGGTTCTTTAACTTTACATGAGAACAGGATGTTGCAAACTTAAGTTATTGCTGTCTGTGATACGTTTAAGTTACTTAAATTATCATGACACCAATATTCAAGCAGTGTTTTGCATGTGTGCCTCACTTTGTGTGTATTCTCTCCTCTTTGTTCTGCATAAGATGACAGCTCCTTTAAAGCTTCCTGTGAATAATCAGGATGGTTTCGAGCTTGAGGAAATACAGGACCATGTGTCTGATGgtaggttgttgttgtttacttcaTGTCTAATCAGGCTAAATACTTCTTGGATCAAGGTATTGTTAGTCACAACTAGAATGTGACTGACAGATGTGCTGCATGCCAAATGTTAGTGGAGGAGTATATTTTCACACAGTGTATATTTTCCTCCTGCCCAGTTCAATCCAGGAAACTAGATCCAAATAAAAGCTTTCAAATCAATAATCTCTCCTTGCTGAAGTTTTATTGATCAAGCCTCCTCCATTATACACTTCAAGTCTCACCTCCCTGACATACTGCATGTTAATGGTGCTCTGAATTATTAAAACTGCCTCATAGAGGATCTAACTTATCTAACAGTTGGGACTGGGTGAAGAACTAGCACtgaatttttatgattttgttcCAAAATCATTTCTCTTTCAAAGACAGCACCCCAAAACCAGTGATGGACAATCCACCCAGAAAGATGCCAGGCAAGTCACCTAGTGGGGTCTGTAGACTGAGCACCATCTCAGAGCAAGACCCAGATAAGCCGGACACTGATCCCAGTTCCCATGATCCCCCAGGTGGCAGTGAATGGCGTGGATCCAGCTTCTCCACGTGTTCTGACAAGATCAGGAACAGCAGCAGTCGTTTTTCCTCTGATGACTCATATCAGCCCGAAGGTGGAGGTATTGTTAAACTCCTTAAGCACAACAGTTGATGAAATTAAGAGGCCCTGAAACTGTCAAGTGTTATTAACAAGATTATGAATGGTATAGTTGTGTATCTGATCAGAAGTGCACCccgaaatcaaaaatacatatttttcctcttacctgtagtgctatttatcagtttgtttCGAGTCAGttacagagtgttggagatatcagacatagagatgtctgccttctctccaatataagggaactagatgtcactcagcttgtggcgccaaaaaaatacaatagtagcaatgtctctctccagaaatcatgacccggttactcaagataatccacagaccttgctgtgagcagtttcatgtaggaactattttctttttacggAACTACACCACCTTATCCTAACCCTAGGTCTatatcagcctaactaggggctggtccaaggcaagcctgagccagccccaACTATATGCTTCAAATACTGCTTTTCCACACAAAAAAAGCGCAACGCAGTATTTTGTATCAGAGCATTATTGCATTTTGCTGGTTAAAGGGTCTTAAATTAGCATGTTCACccagatttttttccctccatcaATGCCGATCAGAGCTGGAGGCGATAAATATCCATGACTACTGCAAAGTCATTTGACCGGGGTGTGAATGCATATTAAAAccctttttaattaaattaaaaagcaaGGTGTTAGCTGGTGTcagggtttttttgtgcagtggagaAGCACCTAAAGAGGAAAGTCTAAGGTCTACTCTTAAATGTAGAGACGGTGTAGCAGTAAATGgatgcacagtgatacagttggcaggtgtagtttggtagaaagaaaatagttcctacatgaaactgctcacaacaaggtctgtggattatcttgataAGATGCCTTTATGAATAACTGGGTCATGaattctggaaagagacattgctgctgtatgatgtattttttggcgttttgagcaccacaagctgagtgacatcgAGCTCCATTATactattttggggtgaactgtccctttaagtacaaTTGCTGATGAAAGTTAGAGGCCCTGAAACTGTGTAGCTGTAGTGTAATTAATAAGATTTTAACTGGTGTAGTTGTGTATCTGTTCAGAGGAGTGTTAAGTAGAAACTTTAAGAGGGTGTAATGTGTTACCTGGCAACTTTTGGATAAGCATTTGTCATTCATATTTCCTCTGTGATTCTTCTCTATTCTACCTTGTCACTGCCACCAGATGACTGCGCAGGTCTTCTTCTCGCCTGTCTGCATTGTCGTTTCCACGAGTTGATGGTCCTCCTACCAGATACGTGTGAAAGAGCTGTGAGCCGCTGTTTTCCCTCATACAATTACATCACGGCTTCCAGTGAGCCAGAGCAGCAGGGGAAGGACTGCTGCAACTACAAGCTGGAGCTGGACTGTAACTGCTGTGGCTCCTGTCAGGATGCAGGAGAACTTATAGAGCTGGCCATGGAGATATCAGAGGTC harbors:
- the LOC125891418 gene encoding myoD family inhibitor domain-containing protein 2-like, with product MTAPLKLPVNNQDGFELEEIQDHVSDGSTPKPVMDNPPRKMPGKSPSGVCRLSTISEQDPDKPDTDPSSHDPPGGSEWRGSSFSTCSDKIRNSSSRFSSDDSYQPEGGDDCAGLLLACLHCRFHELMVLLPDTCERAVSRCFPSYNYITASSEPEQQGKDCCNYKLELDCNCCGSCQDAGELIELAMEISEVCYR